The following proteins are encoded in a genomic region of Sparus aurata chromosome 11, fSpaAur1.1, whole genome shotgun sequence:
- the prkaa2 gene encoding 5'-AMP-activated protein kinase catalytic subunit alpha-2 isoform X1 has protein sequence MAERQQQKHEGRVKIGHYILGDTLGVGTFGKVKIGEHQLTGHKVAVKILNRQKIRSLDVVGKIKREIQNLKLFRHPHIIKLYQVISTPTDFFMVMEYVSGGELFDYICKHGRVEDTEARRLFQQIISAVDYCHRHMVVHRDLKPENVLLDASKNAKIADFGLSNMMSDGEFLRTSCGSPNYAAPEVISGRLYAGPEVDIWSCGVILYALLCGTLPFDDEHVPTLFKKIRGGVFYIPEYLTRSVASLLMLMLQVDPLKRATIKDIREHEWFKQDLPGYLFPEDPSYDATVLDEEAVREVCEKFECTESEVVTSLYSGDPQDQLAVAYHLIIDNRRIMTQASEFYLASSPPQGSFIEEGMPLPPGVKPHPERMPPLLADSPKSRCPLDALNTTRPKPLAVKKAKWHLGIRSQSRPYDIMAEVYRAMRQLSFDWKVVNPYHLRVRRKNPVTGNLVKMSLQLYQVDSRSYLLDFKSIDDDIIEAVGFKSGSSTPQRSGSTAGLHRPRLSIDSASPAIDLPQLSSSLPGSLSGSSPQLTPRQGSHTMDFFEMCASLITTLAR, from the exons ATGGCAGAGAGGcaacaacagaaacacgaaGGCAGGGTAAAGATCGGCCATTACATCCTCGGCGACACGCTCGGAGTGGGAACCTTTGGAAAAGTGAAGA ttgGCGAACATCAGTTAACAGGCCATAAAGTGGCTGTGAAGATCCTAAACAGGCAGAAGATCCGCAGCCTCGATGTCGTTGGGAAGATCAAACGCGAGATCCAGAATCTCAAACTGTTCAGACACCCACACATCATCAAGCT GTACCAGGTGATAAGCACACCGACAGATTTCTTCATGGTCATGGAGTACGTGTCTGGAGGTGAGCTGTTTGACTACATCTGCAAACATGGACGG GTGGAAGACACAGAAGCACGCCGTCTTTTCCAGCAGATCATCTCAGCTGTAGACTACTGCCACAGGCACATGGTGGTCCACAGAGACCTCAAGCCTGAGAATGTCTTGCTTGATGCTAGCAAGAACGCCAAGATAGCAGACTTCG GTCTGTCAAACATGATGTCAGATGGGGAGTTTCTTAGGACAAGCTGTGGTTCACCCAACTACGCTGCTCCCGAGGTTATCTCAGGAAG GCTTTATGCAGGCCCAGAAGTGGACATCTGGAGCTGTGGGGTGATCTTGTACGCCCTGCTGTGCGGCACTCTGCCCTTTGATGACGAGCACGTCCCCACGCTGTTTAAGAAGATCAGAGGGGGCGTCTTCTACATCCCAGAGTACCTGACTCGCTCTGTGGCCTCGCTGCTCATGCTCATGCTGCAGGTGGACCCTCTGAAGAGAGCCACCATCAAAGACATCAG GGAACACGAGTGGTTTAAGCAGGACCTGCCAGGCTACCTGTTCCCTGAGGACCCCTCATACGACGCTACAGTCCTGGATGAGGAGGCTGTCAGGGAAGTGTGTGAGAAGTTTGAATGCACTGAGTCCGAGGTTGTTACCAGCCTTTACAGTGGGGATCCACAG GATCAGCTTGCAGTAGCCTACCACCTTATAATAGACAACCGGCGCATCATGACCCAGGCCAGCGAGTTCTACTTGGCCTCCAGTCCTCCCCAGGGATCCTTCATAGAAGAAGGCATGCCATTGCCCCCCGGTGTCAAACCCCACCCAGAGAGGATGCCTCCGCTCCTGGCCGACAGCCCCAAGTCCCGTTGTCCTCTTGATGCTCTCAACACCACCCGGCCCAAACCCCTGGCAGTGAAGAAGGCCAAGTGGCACCTCGGTATCAGGAGTCAGAGCAGACCTTATGATATCATGGCTGAAGTGTACAGGGCTATGAGACAACTCAGCTTTGACTGGAAG GTGGTGAACCCATACCATCTGCGAGTGCGGAGGAAGAATCCGGTGACAGGAAACCTGGTGAAGATGAGCCTGCAGCTGTACCAGGTGGACAGCAGATCCTACCTGCTCGACTTCAAGAGCATCGATG ATGACATCATCGAGGCGGTGGGTTTTAAGTCGGGTTCGTCCACGCCTCAGAGGTCGGGCTCCACGGCCGGTCTCCACAGACCCAGACTGAGCATCGACTCTGCGAGCCCAGCCATCGACCTGCCCCAgctgagctcctctctcccgGGGTCCCTGTCCGGTAGCTCCCCTCAGCTCACCCCACGTCAGGGATCACACACCATGGACTTCTTTGAAATGTGCGCCAGTCTGATCACCACACTGGCTCGCTGA
- the prkaa2 gene encoding 5'-AMP-activated protein kinase catalytic subunit alpha-2 isoform X2 — protein MVMEYVSGGELFDYICKHGRVEDTEARRLFQQIISAVDYCHRHMVVHRDLKPENVLLDASKNAKIADFGLSNMMSDGEFLRTSCGSPNYAAPEVISGRLYAGPEVDIWSCGVILYALLCGTLPFDDEHVPTLFKKIRGGVFYIPEYLTRSVASLLMLMLQVDPLKRATIKDIREHEWFKQDLPGYLFPEDPSYDATVLDEEAVREVCEKFECTESEVVTSLYSGDPQDQLAVAYHLIIDNRRIMTQASEFYLASSPPQGSFIEEGMPLPPGVKPHPERMPPLLADSPKSRCPLDALNTTRPKPLAVKKAKWHLGIRSQSRPYDIMAEVYRAMRQLSFDWKVVNPYHLRVRRKNPVTGNLVKMSLQLYQVDSRSYLLDFKSIDDDIIEAVGFKSGSSTPQRSGSTAGLHRPRLSIDSASPAIDLPQLSSSLPGSLSGSSPQLTPRQGSHTMDFFEMCASLITTLAR, from the exons ATGGTCATGGAGTACGTGTCTGGAGGTGAGCTGTTTGACTACATCTGCAAACATGGACGG GTGGAAGACACAGAAGCACGCCGTCTTTTCCAGCAGATCATCTCAGCTGTAGACTACTGCCACAGGCACATGGTGGTCCACAGAGACCTCAAGCCTGAGAATGTCTTGCTTGATGCTAGCAAGAACGCCAAGATAGCAGACTTCG GTCTGTCAAACATGATGTCAGATGGGGAGTTTCTTAGGACAAGCTGTGGTTCACCCAACTACGCTGCTCCCGAGGTTATCTCAGGAAG GCTTTATGCAGGCCCAGAAGTGGACATCTGGAGCTGTGGGGTGATCTTGTACGCCCTGCTGTGCGGCACTCTGCCCTTTGATGACGAGCACGTCCCCACGCTGTTTAAGAAGATCAGAGGGGGCGTCTTCTACATCCCAGAGTACCTGACTCGCTCTGTGGCCTCGCTGCTCATGCTCATGCTGCAGGTGGACCCTCTGAAGAGAGCCACCATCAAAGACATCAG GGAACACGAGTGGTTTAAGCAGGACCTGCCAGGCTACCTGTTCCCTGAGGACCCCTCATACGACGCTACAGTCCTGGATGAGGAGGCTGTCAGGGAAGTGTGTGAGAAGTTTGAATGCACTGAGTCCGAGGTTGTTACCAGCCTTTACAGTGGGGATCCACAG GATCAGCTTGCAGTAGCCTACCACCTTATAATAGACAACCGGCGCATCATGACCCAGGCCAGCGAGTTCTACTTGGCCTCCAGTCCTCCCCAGGGATCCTTCATAGAAGAAGGCATGCCATTGCCCCCCGGTGTCAAACCCCACCCAGAGAGGATGCCTCCGCTCCTGGCCGACAGCCCCAAGTCCCGTTGTCCTCTTGATGCTCTCAACACCACCCGGCCCAAACCCCTGGCAGTGAAGAAGGCCAAGTGGCACCTCGGTATCAGGAGTCAGAGCAGACCTTATGATATCATGGCTGAAGTGTACAGGGCTATGAGACAACTCAGCTTTGACTGGAAG GTGGTGAACCCATACCATCTGCGAGTGCGGAGGAAGAATCCGGTGACAGGAAACCTGGTGAAGATGAGCCTGCAGCTGTACCAGGTGGACAGCAGATCCTACCTGCTCGACTTCAAGAGCATCGATG ATGACATCATCGAGGCGGTGGGTTTTAAGTCGGGTTCGTCCACGCCTCAGAGGTCGGGCTCCACGGCCGGTCTCCACAGACCCAGACTGAGCATCGACTCTGCGAGCCCAGCCATCGACCTGCCCCAgctgagctcctctctcccgGGGTCCCTGTCCGGTAGCTCCCCTCAGCTCACCCCACGTCAGGGATCACACACCATGGACTTCTTTGAAATGTGCGCCAGTCTGATCACCACACTGGCTCGCTGA